A region of the Romeriopsis navalis LEGE 11480 genome:
TTGCTGTAGTCATTTTCTCAATCCTCGTAAATTCAATTCAGTCAAATGGTCGAAGCCGAAGTAACCGTTTGTTTAATGGCTTGTCAGGTAGTAGGTGTGGGAAAAATCACTGATGCAGTTTTGAAAATTTTCCGTGAAACCAACGCTCGAACAATGTGCAAACTAGTGAGTTACCGGGACAGTCCAACATTTTGTGTTCTGTCTTGCGAGGGAATAGTTGCCGGGGAAATCGCTTATGCAGTTTCCCTGGAAAATTTCTTGAAATCGCCTATCAGAAGTAGTTTCAAGGAGCCTATCAGAAGTAGTTTGGAGGAATAGAAAATGAAGAAGTCCCCAAATTTATGTCAACTCTCAGGAAAATACCGCCACAATTAAGTGCAGACATCTAATAAGTACAGACATCTAATAAGTACAGACATTGCTGCGACACAATCCGATCAGGCAAGTGCATCAGTCCATGCGACCGGCATTTAATCCCCCAACGTCGGATCAATCATTACCCAGCTCTAATTACGCACCCAGCCCCAATCACGCTATGGATCTTCCCGTTCGATATTGGCAAATGCATCGCCTCAGCTTAAGCAGTGGAGTACGGGGCTACGATGTGCGGGCGCTGCCGATCGCCAAAGAATTTCTCCAACAACAAGCCACGGCTCAACTGCCCACCCAGTTGATTGATCTATTCCAAACCCCTGACGCAACCGCAGTCCAAACCCAAGCGGAATCAGGGCTATGCCTGCGTTGCTATGTCTCCCAACCGATCGTCCGGGCTTGTCAGAAACTCGCAAATTTATTTGGCAGCGGTCATCAGTTTAGTTATCGCGATCTGCTGCCCTTTGTCTTGAATGACGATGGGAAACAACTGGTTGTCTTATCCGAAGATAAAACTGAACATCTCCAGGTTGATCAGCAAAACCAAACGCAACCGATCGCCTACAAAGCCTTCAGTATCGAAGTACTCAAAACCTACCAAGTCGATCCAAAGAAATCTCTGAGCCTCGATAACTGGACTTACCTCAAAACCAAACAACACCCCGAACTGAAGCAGTTCCTGGCCGAATTTGGGTTTCAGCATTTGAGCGACTGGGCCATGCTAAATCGCGTGCGATCGCGGCAATTCGCCAGCCTCTCAGAACCCGATCAGAATTTAGTCACAGCCTTTCATGCGGTGTATCGCCGCGATCGCCAACAGCAAACCGTCAAAGGGCCAAAGCGTTGTCCAGAACCGACAACAGCGCAGCTCACCGAAATGCGGAGCCAGTTACTCGGTGATGACATGAGTGGCGGCCTGAGTGACACCACCGATCGTGAGTTGCTCACAGCCCTCAAGCAAGTCGCTACCCAACTGCGTCAGTTTGACGTATGGCAATCACGGGAGCCATTAGACTACTTTGACGCCGCATCGGGCCAGTACGAAACGCGATCGGATTTACCGCATGCCGCGATCGACGTTGAATCCAACGAAGAGCAGGCCATGCTAGAAGCGCTCAACGCCAAACTCGCCGCGACCTTTCCGACCAGCCTTCAGATAGCAGTGACGGCCCGCATCACCAAACTCGCCAAAAGTCGCAAGTATGCGGCCTTCGCCGACAAGTTCGTTCTGGGCCTGCAGCACTACTATCGGGACGGACTGTCACTCAAAGAACTGGTGCCAATGCTGGGCATGAGCAGTTGGGACCAAGCGCGACGAATCCTCAATCCAGGGGAATTGCTCAACCACGTGCGATCGCAAACAATCACCCAACTGATTGACCATGTGCTCGAACTCGTGAAGGCCAACAGTCTTGCCCCTTGGCCCCCCAGCCCCGACTACCTCCAACAACTCACGGAACAGCTCGAAGGGTTTGCCGACGCCGAAATCTTTGATGCCGCTGCCGCCGAGATGAAATCTGGCTCCCACCGCAACTTTGACAGCCACTACGCAACACAGCTTTTACAGTTACTCGATACCATCACTCCGCACCAACCCATCCAAGACTAAATATCATGTTTACCGCACTCGATCGCACCGCCGCCACTGTCCCACTCCTATCACCCAACGTGATTGAACTAGACACCGAGCACTACCGCAAAGCCCAGGCCCTACGACAAACCAGTGGTGACGAACTCCAGCAATGGGAAAGTTATATCAGTGCGTTGGGATTACTCGCGCTAGAAGATTGGCTGAGTGAAAACGCCCCTGAGTTAAATTCACAGCGCTTACCGCAAAGCGCGGGTGCGATGCGCTATCTCACATTGAATGGGTTCCGTCTCGGCATCATCACGACAGAAGAATGTCTCAGCGATTGTGCAACGTTCCCTGGCCAAGTGATTCATGATCCTGAATGGGCCGCACATTTTTACTTATTACTTGAGGTAGCCGAAGAGCAGGAAGAAGTCTTATTCCGGGGTTTGCTGCGCCATGACACACTGGTAAAACAGGTCAGTACAACTGGGGAAATCATTTTGCCACTGTCTGCTTTCGAGCCGGAACTCAGTCGCCTCATGCATTATTCACGGTATTTAGACCCTGCAGCCATCCCCTTACCCACCGCACAAACTGCTGCCACCACACCAACAATTACTGAGACGATCGCCAATGCCAGCCACCAGCTCAGTCAGTGGTTGGACAATATCATAGCCGAGGGATGGCAAACGATCGAAGCCTTGACTAACCAGCCACAGATGGCCTATGCCACACGCGGACTCGCAGACGGCATCAAGCGGGGCAAACTGATGAACCTCGGCCTAGATCTCGATGAACAGTCCGTCGCCCTAGTTTTAACCATCACCCCAGAAGCCGACGACAAAATCAAAATCCTGATTCAGCTTTTACCAACCGGCTCCGAACGTGTCCTGCCCGCCGCGATTAACCTCGCGTTGGTTTCACGATCGGGCAAAACCATTCAGCAAACCACCTCGCGCGATCGCGATAGCTACATCCAGCTCAAGGCTTTCCGGGGCAATATCGGCCAGCAGTTTACAGTCACGACCCAACTCGGCGAGACCACCGTTTCCGAAGCGTTTGAGATTTAGCCCCGATCGCCATATTCTGGATATTATGGCGATGAGTAAGGTGATTGTAATTCAAATGGGCAGTGGCACCCTCCAAGACGGGTTTCCACTGGTTACAGCGCAGCTCTGGACCCCAGCTGACACCTTACCGGAACAGTTTACGGGCCAGCTGCCCCCATCCCCCGAACTGGCAAGTCTGAACCAGTCATGGCAAACGCTATATCGTGCCCTCTGCGATCGGCCCACCATTAACCCCCGTTCCAGCCCAGACAATATTGGCTTTGATAACGAATTTGAGATTGATGACGAATTTGAGATTGATGAAGGTGGTGTCCTCAATGTATCGGCGGACGAGTTTCAGAGTTTGGGCGAAACCCTGATTCAGCAGTTCAATCAGTGGCTTCAGTCGGTTGAGTTTGGTTCGATCGAACGCCCTTTACGCTCAGTTCTGACGATCGACGATCAGATTCGGATTATCCTGGCCACCCAAGACGCCATGATCCGCCGACTGCCCTGGAATCGGTGGAGTTTTTTCAAGGATTTTCCCAACGCGGAAATCGCGCTCAGCTTGCCCCAGTATCGTCGCCAGACACCAACCAGTAAAGCTCGGACAGAACCCAGAATTCTCGCCATTCTAGGCAACAGCCAAGGGATTGACCTGAGTCAAGAACAACAGTTTCTCGATCGGCTCCCCAAAACCAGCGTCACATTCCTTGTTCAACCTTCCCGCGCCAAATTGCATCAAGCCCTTTGGGATAAAACGGGGTGGGATATTCTGTTTTTCGCAGGACACAGCAGCACCGAGGGAAAAACCGGACGGCTCTATATCAATGATGCTCCCGAGAAAAACAGCCTCAAAGTCGAAGAACTTTCCGAAGCCCTGTCCGCCGCCTTAGACAATGGCTTACAACTCGCAATCTTCAATTCCTGTGATGGTCTCGGTATTGCGAATCAACTCGCGAGCCTCAATATTCCCCAAGTCATTGTCATGCGGGAACCCGTTCCCAACCGCGTGGCTCAACAGTTTTTCCAATCCTTCCTCAATGCCTATATCTCGCAACAACTACCGCTATATCTCGCTGTCAAACAGGCTCGTCGCCAACTCCAGGGCCTAGAAGATGACTTTCCCGGTGCTTCTTGGCTACCGATTCTCTGCCAAAACCCCGCCGAAACGCCCCGCAACTGGCAAGACTTTTACCCACCCACAGCGATACCGACAACACCACAGCCGGATAAATCTACATCAAACCGGCAGGATTACCGCGATCGCCAAGTCCTGCTCAACAAAGTTCGTAATGCCTGGATCAAAACGGTGCTGCAAAAGTCACTCCCCGGCGAAGTCGCGATCGAAATGGGCCTCGTAGAGCAAATGGATGTTGTCCAAACTCCATCGCTCGTGGCAATGGAAAACCTCAGCGAGGCGGGGCAAGCACTACCCCTCGGCACGCAAATCATTGATTATTTTGAGCAATTAGGCGTCGGCAGAAGCCTGCTGATTTTGGGTCAGCCCGGTGCTGGCAAAACAATTGCGCTATTGAATCTGGCCAAAGTATTAATCGATCGCGCCGCAAGTCAAGCCGATTTACCATTGCCCGTCGTGTTTAATTTGTCATCCTGGAGTGGCAACAAACAACGGATTCAGGATTGGTTAATCCAAGAACTCTATCGCGCTTACCAGGTACCGCAACAGAAAGGTAGACGCTGGATTGAGCAAGGGGAACTGTTGCTCTTACTCGACGGTCTCGATGAAGTTCAGGTCAACCAACGCGACCAATGTGTCCAAGCGATTAACCAATTTCGGCAGGATTATGGCCAAGTCGAAATGGTGCTCTGTAGTCGCTGGCAGGATTATCAAGACCTGAGCCACCAGCTCAACCTCCAGGCAGCCGTGCGGCTGCAACCGCTGACGAAAACCCAAATTCAAACGTACTGCACCAACCTCGGTACGCAGGGTCAGCAATTACAACGCAGTTTAGACACCGATCGGCAACTGCTAGAACTGGCCACATCGCCCTTAATGCTGAATATTATGGCGATCGCCCAGGAGAGCATGACGGATGAAACCTTACCAACAACCAACCTAGAGGAACGTCGTCGCCGTCTATTCAATGCTTATATCGATCGGATGCTCAGTCGTCGAGGTAGCGATACAACCTACAGTCCCGCCGCAATCATCACCGGACTGCGGCAACTCGCCCAACAGCTCCAAGCCAATTCACAATCCGTCTTTCAAATCGAATCGATTCAACCGAGTTGGTTAACACCAAATCAACGCAAACTATACCCCATCTGGCTAGGCATTACCTTAGGCAGCATTTTCAGCTTGCCGCTTATCGGTGTCGGTATTTGGCTCGGAGGATTCTGGATTGGCCTATCGATCTGGCTCTGCTGGGGCATCATCGGTGGTGGCATTAGCGGCTACATTGGCGGGTGGCTCGGCGGCTTCACGGGCGGATTCATTGGGAGTATTTTGAGTGCGATTTGTCTGTGGGCAATCGTTCCCGGCTTTTCCATTGGTCTGATTGCGATTCCACTGGTGACGATCGTCACGACCCAGATCTTTAACAGTTGTCGAACGCAAATTGAACCGACTGAAGTTTTCCGCTGGTCATGGAAACGGGCTGGTCAATGGCTAATCATTGGGAGTCTTGTCGGTCTGATTGTCAGCATCCCGATGTTTCTCGCCGGGAATATTGAAGTTCGGGTGTTGCTGCCCCTGACCAGTCTGATTTTTATGCTGATTGGGGGATTTACCAAACGATCGCGAATGGGTGATGTCTCGACCATCCCCAATCAAGGCATCTGGCAAACGCTCCAAAATGCCCTCAAAATCGGCGGGTTTAGCACCGTCATTTATGGCATCTTAGGCTGGCTAGCTTTAAGCTGGAATACAGGCGGCGATGGGGCTAGTTTTCAAGCAAGTTTACCCTTCGGCATAATCGCCGGACTAGAGATCGGCACAATTATGTCCTTAGTCGGGGCCGAAGGCTCTGGTATTGTGTCTATTCAGCATTTCGTACTGCGTTGCTTCCTCTGGCAACAGAAGCAATTACCATGGAATTACACCAAGTTCCTCGATGCCTGCTCAAACCGGATTCTCCTTCAGAAAGTCGGCGGCAACTATATTTTCATTCATCGGATGTTGCTAGAGCATTTTGCTAACTGGAGGCCGTCGCGATGAACAAGCTATTGCACCAGTTAAAACCAACACGCCATCAACTGATCCTTTCACTCAGCACAATCAGTATATTTAGCGGCCTACTCGGTCTGGCGACACTGGCCATCAAGCAAACGAACACCTGCCCGGTACTAGAAGCAACATCCGCCAACCAAAAATTCATCGCCGATAACGATCCCGACACGCTGACTTTACTGGTCTATAACCTCAAGCTGCGACCCAGGCTCGTATTGCTTGAAGGACAAACGCAGCGGGTAGAACCGATATCTCAATTAATCCAAGGCTACGATGCCGTAATTCTCACGGAAGGATTCGATGATGGGCTTCCCCTCCAAACATTACTCAAATCCCTCCAAAATACCTATCCCTATATTAGCGACGTGGTTGGGAGTAATCGTGGCGTCGATCAAGATACAGGGCTGTTCATCGCCAGTCGGTGGCCGATCATTGGAGAACCACAAGTCCTACTATTTCAGGGTCAATGTCGGGGGTTTAGCTGCTTCAACGATCGGGGTGTATTCCGCATCAAAATTGACAAAGACGGTGCCATCTATCATCTGATCACAGCCCAACTGCAAGCAGGCACAGCCCCCCCAGATCAACAAATCCGACAACAGCAACTGCAGGCGGTCACACAAGTCATCCAGTCCGCCGCTATCGCACCTACCGATCGCGTTATTTTCGGCGGTAGTTTACCGATTGACCCAATCAGTCAGGCGACCGAATATCAAACAATGCGTCAAACATTAGCGATCGACACACCCAAACTCATCGGCCCCGAAAAATATACGGTCAATCCCAAAAAAAATCCCTTCGCCGCCCCCGGCAAACCCAAACTGCTTGACCATCTTTTCTATGCCCGCCGCACACCACCGACCACGGCCCAAACACACATTCGCCCGCTCAAAACAACACCCGAAGAAAGCTGGAAACCCGCCAAATGGTTCTACTGGTCATGCCCATGGCAAGACTTATCGGATCACTATGCGATCGAAGGTCGGTTTGAGTATGACTGACACGATTGAGTATGACTGGCGATCAGTTGAGGATGACTGACGTTCAGTGGCCCCACTCGGCCCTAACCCAAATTTGGCTGAACCACCTGACAAGGCATCACATCCCCCGATACAATAAATCAAACGTGCCGCAAGCGTTTGGAGAAGTCGTAAGTGTCTAGCCCGCAGGAAAAACCCGATTTTGCCGAAGTTGATTCAATCGAGAAAGCAATTGTGCTCGCGGATCAAGATATCTTGCATAAGATTTTCCTACTGCCGCTAGAGTTTGGTGGCAAGGATGAACCAGCCAATAGTATTTATGTTCCGAGCGGCGTGCCGGAAGTCCAAGCCCACATTATTAATTCATTGATTGATTTCCTGGACAAAGGCTTAATCAATAAATTGAAAGTTGGGATTGACCACAAAGGTGACAGCAAAGTCCCAAGCCGCATCCGCATTCGGGCTTGGCATACGGAAAAAGAGGGCGGTGGTTTCTATCCCAATATCGATATTTGGTAGCTGCATACTGAGACGCAACAGCATACTGGGCAAGCATGATGCCAAAACAAATTGCGCTAATTGGTGAATACAATCCCGACTTTCCGCCGCATGTGGCAACGGACAGAGCGATCGCCGATGCAAATGCGTCACGCAACACGGATATCCAAGGCATTTGGGTATCAACTGCTGCGATCGATGCAACGCTATTTCAAACCTTCGATGCAATTTGGGTCGCGCCCGGCAGCCCCTACAAAAATCTCGACAACACACTATGGGCAATTCGTTACGCGCGTGAACACAAGATTCCCTGCT
Encoded here:
- a CDS encoding DUF1822 family protein; amino-acid sequence: MFTALDRTAATVPLLSPNVIELDTEHYRKAQALRQTSGDELQQWESYISALGLLALEDWLSENAPELNSQRLPQSAGAMRYLTLNGFRLGIITTEECLSDCATFPGQVIHDPEWAAHFYLLLEVAEEQEEVLFRGLLRHDTLVKQVSTTGEIILPLSAFEPELSRLMHYSRYLDPAAIPLPTAQTAATTPTITETIANASHQLSQWLDNIIAEGWQTIEALTNQPQMAYATRGLADGIKRGKLMNLGLDLDEQSVALVLTITPEADDKIKILIQLLPTGSERVLPAAINLALVSRSGKTIQQTTSRDRDSYIQLKAFRGNIGQQFTVTTQLGETTVSEAFEI
- a CDS encoding CHAT domain-containing protein, which encodes MSKVIVIQMGSGTLQDGFPLVTAQLWTPADTLPEQFTGQLPPSPELASLNQSWQTLYRALCDRPTINPRSSPDNIGFDNEFEIDDEFEIDEGGVLNVSADEFQSLGETLIQQFNQWLQSVEFGSIERPLRSVLTIDDQIRIILATQDAMIRRLPWNRWSFFKDFPNAEIALSLPQYRRQTPTSKARTEPRILAILGNSQGIDLSQEQQFLDRLPKTSVTFLVQPSRAKLHQALWDKTGWDILFFAGHSSTEGKTGRLYINDAPEKNSLKVEELSEALSAALDNGLQLAIFNSCDGLGIANQLASLNIPQVIVMREPVPNRVAQQFFQSFLNAYISQQLPLYLAVKQARRQLQGLEDDFPGASWLPILCQNPAETPRNWQDFYPPTAIPTTPQPDKSTSNRQDYRDRQVLLNKVRNAWIKTVLQKSLPGEVAIEMGLVEQMDVVQTPSLVAMENLSEAGQALPLGTQIIDYFEQLGVGRSLLILGQPGAGKTIALLNLAKVLIDRAASQADLPLPVVFNLSSWSGNKQRIQDWLIQELYRAYQVPQQKGRRWIEQGELLLLLDGLDEVQVNQRDQCVQAINQFRQDYGQVEMVLCSRWQDYQDLSHQLNLQAAVRLQPLTKTQIQTYCTNLGTQGQQLQRSLDTDRQLLELATSPLMLNIMAIAQESMTDETLPTTNLEERRRRLFNAYIDRMLSRRGSDTTYSPAAIITGLRQLAQQLQANSQSVFQIESIQPSWLTPNQRKLYPIWLGITLGSIFSLPLIGVGIWLGGFWIGLSIWLCWGIIGGGISGYIGGWLGGFTGGFIGSILSAICLWAIVPGFSIGLIAIPLVTIVTTQIFNSCRTQIEPTEVFRWSWKRAGQWLIIGSLVGLIVSIPMFLAGNIEVRVLLPLTSLIFMLIGGFTKRSRMGDVSTIPNQGIWQTLQNALKIGGFSTVIYGILGWLALSWNTGGDGASFQASLPFGIIAGLEIGTIMSLVGAEGSGIVSIQHFVLRCFLWQQKQLPWNYTKFLDACSNRILLQKVGGNYIFIHRMLLEHFANWRPSR
- a CDS encoding endonuclease/exonuclease/phosphatase family protein — translated: MNKLLHQLKPTRHQLILSLSTISIFSGLLGLATLAIKQTNTCPVLEATSANQKFIADNDPDTLTLLVYNLKLRPRLVLLEGQTQRVEPISQLIQGYDAVILTEGFDDGLPLQTLLKSLQNTYPYISDVVGSNRGVDQDTGLFIASRWPIIGEPQVLLFQGQCRGFSCFNDRGVFRIKIDKDGAIYHLITAQLQAGTAPPDQQIRQQQLQAVTQVIQSAAIAPTDRVIFGGSLPIDPISQATEYQTMRQTLAIDTPKLIGPEKYTVNPKKNPFAAPGKPKLLDHLFYARRTPPTTAQTHIRPLKTTPEESWKPAKWFYWSCPWQDLSDHYAIEGRFEYD